From Chiloscyllium punctatum isolate Juve2018m chromosome 39, sChiPun1.3, whole genome shotgun sequence, one genomic window encodes:
- the LOC140463964 gene encoding serine/arginine-rich splicing factor 2-like: MSYGRMPPDIEGMTSLKVDNLTYRTSPETLKRVFEKYGKVGDVYIPRDRFTRESRGFAFVRFHDKRDAEDAIDAMDGAMLDGRELRVQMARYGRPAESHRRGGSSRRYSGAYGRRSRSPRRRRRSRTRSRSRTRSRSRYSRSRSRSYSRSRSRSKSRSAERSRSKSKSKSKSRSRSVSRSRSGSRMSQGSKSKSRSKTPIYARSPQKDGIESP; this comes from the exons ATGAGTTACGGCCGAATGCCCCCCGATATCGAAGGGATGACTTCACTCAAGGTGGACAACCTGACTTACCGCACGTCGCCCGAGACGCTGAAGCGCGTGTTCGAGAAGTATGGCAAAGTGGGCGACGTATACATCCCCCGGGACCGCTTCACCCGGGAGAGCCGCGGCTTCGCCTTCGTCCGCTTCCACGACAAGAGGGACGCCGAGGATGCTATCGACGCCATGGACGGCGCGATGCTGGACGGCAGGGAACTGAGGGTGCAAATGGCGCGCTATGGTCGCCCAGCCGAGTCCCACCGCCGAGGAGGCTCGTCCCGCCGCTACAGCGGCGCCTACGGCCGGAGAAGCCGCAG TCCTAGAAGACGACGTCGATCCCGTACAAGGTCCAGAAGTCGAACTAGATCAAGATCTCGCTACAGCAGGTCCAGGTCTCGTTCCTATTCTCGATCTAGATCTCGTTCCAAATCTAGATCTGCTGAAAGATCAAGGTCTAAGTCAAAGTCTAAATCAAAGTCAAGGTCTCGGTCTGTATCAAGATCGAGAAGTGGATCGCGAATGTCTCAAGGATCAAAGTCAAAATCCCGGTCTAAAACCCCCATATACGCAAGATCTCCACAGAAAGATGGAATTGAATCACCGTAA